In Microbulbifer celer, a single window of DNA contains:
- a CDS encoding YdeI/OmpD-associated family protein, with amino-acid sequence MAQANTDSQFKARILKPRTPGSDNRWGFVILPKEVSAKLPRRGRTTVEGTINGKPFTVLLEPDGKKSHWLKIDQPLFESSGADFGDTVELEIWSAAEELEPEVPSDFSQALSASPDAKSTWENTTTISRIDWIHWITSAKQEKTRTKRIHDACDMLASGKKKVCCFDTSGFYSKAIKAPEAAD; translated from the coding sequence ATGGCGCAAGCAAATACAGACTCCCAGTTCAAAGCGCGGATCCTCAAGCCCAGAACGCCCGGTAGCGACAATCGCTGGGGGTTCGTCATTCTGCCCAAAGAGGTGAGCGCAAAGCTACCAAGGCGCGGCCGCACTACCGTCGAGGGGACTATCAATGGTAAGCCCTTCACGGTCCTGCTTGAACCAGATGGCAAGAAAAGCCACTGGCTAAAAATCGACCAACCCCTGTTTGAAAGCTCAGGAGCTGATTTCGGGGACACTGTGGAATTGGAAATCTGGTCCGCCGCAGAAGAGCTGGAACCTGAGGTTCCTTCCGACTTTTCACAAGCCCTATCTGCCTCTCCCGATGCCAAGTCCACTTGGGAGAATACGACCACCATCTCCCGTATTGACTGGATTCACTGGATCACCTCTGCCAAGCAGGAAAAAACACGCACTAAGCGGATCCATGACGCCTGTGACATGCTCGCCTCTGGAAAAAAGAAGGTGTGCTGCTTTGATACATCCGGTTTTTACAGTAAGGCGATCAAGGCCCCTGAAGCAGCAGACTAA
- a CDS encoding 6-phosphogluconolactonase translates to MNTDSSTFTKQEDGGNVWLSQNNVQTSDLTDHGIQPTVLDNEAEVGKAMLNELLETAASKEGDINIALLGGRGAQQMHRLLGELAKTSEQDELFGRLNVFTQDALAPMSMNNCFSFVRDFERILGPDFFKKVKSFTPMQTDKEDLEAGLIEYLNKLEALGGLDIFFIGHGPEENQASHLAYIKPFSGAQSTHVAGLIPISSSILEHHISKFKAGGSIVNEQDEEECRSAGYILTLGPAAILQAKKVVQSVVDADSAPAKVQTYANVLNTKLSTAPEELLGQLNANPGLWIRLHPNTKSFVLPSLGL, encoded by the coding sequence TTGAATACAGACAGCTCTACATTCACCAAACAGGAAGACGGCGGCAACGTGTGGCTGTCTCAGAACAACGTACAGACCTCCGACCTCACAGATCACGGCATCCAGCCCACGGTCCTCGACAATGAGGCCGAGGTCGGCAAAGCGATGTTAAATGAGCTACTGGAAACCGCGGCATCCAAAGAAGGCGACATCAATATCGCCCTGCTCGGCGGCCGCGGCGCCCAGCAGATGCACCGCCTGCTGGGCGAGCTGGCGAAGACATCCGAGCAAGATGAACTGTTCGGCCGCCTGAACGTATTCACACAAGATGCTCTCGCCCCCATGAGCATGAACAACTGCTTCAGCTTTGTCCGGGACTTCGAGCGCATCCTGGGCCCGGACTTTTTCAAGAAAGTGAAAAGCTTCACCCCGATGCAGACGGACAAAGAAGATCTGGAAGCCGGACTGATCGAGTACCTGAACAAACTGGAAGCGCTGGGCGGCCTGGATATCTTCTTTATCGGCCACGGCCCGGAAGAAAACCAGGCATCCCACCTCGCCTACATCAAGCCCTTTTCCGGCGCCCAGAGCACTCATGTTGCCGGACTGATTCCGATTTCAAGCAGTATTCTGGAACACCACATCAGCAAGTTTAAAGCGGGTGGCAGCATCGTAAACGAACAGGATGAAGAAGAGTGCAGATCTGCCGGATACATCCTTACCCTCGGGCCGGCAGCGATATTGCAGGCCAAGAAAGTTGTGCAGTCAGTAGTCGATGCGGATTCCGCCCCAGCGAAAGTGCAAACTTATGCCAATGTCCTTAACACCAAGTTAAGTACAGCCCCCGAAGAATTACTGGGGCAGCTGAATGCCAATCCAGGGTTATGGATCAGGCTCCATCCGAACACCAAATCATTTGTATTGCCAAGTTTAGGCCTGTAA
- a CDS encoding 3-deoxy-7-phosphoheptulonate synthase gives MTTQQFDDLNVLSQDVLITPEALKTELPVSEAAEKSVAAGRAAVRDILDRKDHRLMVVIGPCSVHDVEAAMDYANRLKALADKVSDTLLIVMRVYFEKPRTTVGWKGLINDPHLDDSFKIEDGLHIGRKLLLDISELGLPTSTEALDPISPQYLQDLISWSAIGARTTESQTHREMASGLSSAVGFKNGTDGNLEVAINALQSTANPHRFLGINKEGQVAIIHTAGNKYGHVVLRGGNDKPNYDSVSVAVCEKELEDAGLVPNIMVDCSHANSNKNHELQPLVVDNVTHQILDGNKSIIGIMVESNLKAGNQKINKDRSQMEYGVSVTDKCIDWETTEKLLLGMAEQLHEPLKARKG, from the coding sequence ATGACCACGCAGCAGTTCGACGACTTAAATGTTCTCTCCCAGGACGTTCTCATCACCCCGGAAGCGCTGAAAACGGAACTGCCCGTCAGCGAGGCTGCCGAGAAATCCGTAGCCGCCGGCCGCGCCGCCGTGCGCGATATTCTGGACCGTAAAGACCACCGCCTGATGGTGGTCATCGGCCCCTGTTCCGTTCACGATGTCGAGGCCGCAATGGACTATGCCAACCGCCTGAAGGCGCTGGCAGACAAGGTCTCCGACACCCTGCTGATCGTCATGCGCGTGTATTTTGAAAAGCCCCGTACCACCGTGGGCTGGAAAGGCCTGATCAACGACCCGCACCTGGACGACTCGTTCAAAATCGAAGACGGACTGCACATCGGCCGCAAACTGCTGCTGGATATCTCCGAGTTGGGTCTGCCCACCTCCACCGAGGCACTGGACCCGATTTCTCCCCAGTACCTGCAGGATCTGATCTCCTGGTCCGCCATCGGCGCGCGCACCACCGAATCCCAGACCCACCGCGAAATGGCGAGCGGCCTCTCCTCCGCCGTGGGCTTCAAAAACGGTACCGATGGCAATCTGGAAGTGGCCATCAACGCGCTCCAGTCCACCGCCAATCCGCACCGCTTCCTGGGCATCAACAAAGAAGGCCAGGTAGCCATCATCCACACTGCCGGCAACAAATACGGCCACGTGGTACTGCGCGGCGGTAACGACAAGCCCAACTACGACTCCGTCAGCGTCGCTGTGTGCGAGAAAGAACTGGAAGACGCGGGCCTGGTGCCCAACATCATGGTCGACTGCAGCCACGCCAACTCCAACAAGAACCATGAGCTACAGCCTCTGGTCGTGGACAACGTCACCCACCAGATCCTGGATGGTAACAAGTCCATCATCGGCATCATGGTGGAAAGCAACCTGAAAGCCGGCAACCAGAAGATCAACAAAGACCGCAGCCAGATGGAATACGGCGTTTCCGTGACCGATAAATGTATCGACTGGGAAACCACCGAGAAGCTGCTACTGGGCATGGCGGAGCAGCTGCACGAGCCGCTGAAAGCCCGCAAAGGCTAG
- a CDS encoding VOC family protein, whose product MTTPAKNTICLWYDGCAEEAANFYASVFPDSSVEAVNHAPGDFPAGKQGDVLTVEFTVLGIPCLGLNGGPAFKHDEAFSFQVATVDQAETDRYWDAIVSNGGQESACGWCKDKWGLSWQITPIALTQAVTSSDPEVAKRAFDAMMQMKKIDIAAIESAIRK is encoded by the coding sequence ATGACGACACCCGCAAAAAATACCATTTGCCTCTGGTATGACGGCTGTGCCGAGGAAGCCGCAAACTTCTATGCCAGCGTTTTTCCTGACTCCTCCGTGGAAGCGGTTAACCACGCTCCGGGAGACTTCCCCGCTGGCAAGCAAGGCGACGTGCTTACTGTCGAATTCACGGTACTGGGTATTCCCTGCCTCGGGCTAAATGGCGGACCGGCATTCAAGCACGACGAAGCCTTCTCGTTTCAGGTAGCAACGGTCGATCAGGCGGAAACTGACCGCTATTGGGATGCCATTGTTTCCAATGGCGGACAGGAAAGCGCCTGCGGCTGGTGCAAGGACAAGTGGGGCCTGTCCTGGCAGATAACACCGATCGCGCTCACTCAAGCCGTGACCAGTTCCGATCCTGAGGTCGCCAAGCGTGCTTTTGACGCAATGATGCAGATGAAAAAAATCGACATTGCAGCCATTGAGTCGGCTATCCGCAAGTAA
- a CDS encoding HAD family hydrolase, translating into MFQKTELYLFDLGGVLIELDGTPLPGSHMEATEWLSSSIAKDFERGFISKQEFAENFRETLRIKASTEDIITHFRNWPKGFYPGATDLLSQLSNVYRVAALSNTNEIHWPKITDEFGAHRYFEAIIASHKVGMAKPDSSIYRYALQELDVSPEKVVFIDDNAANVATAKALGINAYLAKGFPEVRRLIETLELINEH; encoded by the coding sequence ATGTTCCAAAAAACTGAACTTTACCTGTTTGACCTCGGTGGTGTTCTGATTGAGCTGGACGGAACGCCCTTACCCGGCTCCCACATGGAAGCTACCGAATGGCTCTCATCCAGTATCGCCAAGGATTTTGAGCGCGGTTTTATATCTAAACAGGAGTTTGCTGAAAACTTCCGCGAGACACTCCGTATCAAAGCGTCCACCGAAGATATAATTACCCATTTCAGAAACTGGCCCAAAGGATTTTATCCGGGAGCGACCGACCTACTCAGCCAGTTGTCCAATGTGTATCGAGTGGCGGCGCTATCCAATACCAATGAAATTCATTGGCCGAAAATCACGGACGAATTTGGTGCACATCGATACTTTGAAGCCATCATTGCATCGCACAAGGTAGGCATGGCAAAGCCAGATTCTTCTATTTATCGGTACGCCTTGCAGGAACTTGACGTATCACCGGAGAAAGTAGTGTTCATTGATGATAATGCGGCCAATGTGGCTACTGCCAAGGCGCTCGGAATAAATGCCTACCTGGCAAAGGGCTTTCCGGAGGTTCGGCGGCTCATAGAGACATTGGAACTTATCAACGAGCATTAA